In Terriglobia bacterium, the DNA window CGCGAGAACATTTTGAACGCCTATCGTCATGCGATAGGCGAAGGCTATCGTTTCTACAGCTACGGCGACTGCATGCTCATCCGGTAAAAGTATGGTGTCGCTGGCTTTAGCTCCCGTTAAAAGTTGACACATTAGGCTTTTTCGGTATAATGCCCGACTGTTTAAGCTTCGCTGGATGTTGTAGTTGTAGAAAAGGAGTCTGAGGGGTCATGAGTAAAGAGCAAGGCAAGGTCAAGTGGTTCAACAACAAAAAAGGGTTCGGCTTCATTGAGCGGGCGTCGGGCGGAGATGTGTTTGTACACTATTCTGCAATCGTCAGTGACGGTTACAAGACCCTGAAGGAAGGCGACGCCGTGGAATTCACCATCACGCAGGGTCCGAAAGGCTTTCAAGCAGAGAATGTTGAAAAAACGGTGTAATCCGAATTGGACCCTGCGGTCTTGCCGGTCGCAGGGTCTCGCTAATTAGCGGTTGATGGTTCGTCTCCGGGCCGG includes these proteins:
- a CDS encoding cold shock domain-containing protein; the encoded protein is MSKEQGKVKWFNNKKGFGFIERASGGDVFVHYSAIVSDGYKTLKEGDAVEFTITQGPKGFQAENVEKTV